The Thermus oshimai DSM 12092 genome includes a window with the following:
- the hpaE gene encoding 5-carboxymethyl-2-hydroxymuconate semialdehyde dehydrogenase, translated as MRYADQVAGIPWETIEAIRKALKERPALHFIGGAFAPSEDGATFPSLDPATGEVLGQAARGGEKEVERAARAAHEAFQRWSRTPARERKRYLLKIAELIEKRADELAVTECLDAGQVLRIVRAQVARAAENFAFYAEYAEHAMEDRTYPVDRDWLYYALRVPAGPVGIITPWNAPLMLSTWRIAPALAAGDTVVLKPAEWSPFTASKLAEIVQEADLPPGVFNVVQGFGEEAGAALVAHPLVPLITLTGETETGKIVMREAARHLKRLSLELGGKSPALVFADADLERALDAVVFQIYSFNGERCTASSRLLVEASIFEDFVGKVAERARAIRVGHPLDPETEVGPLIHPEHLERVLGYVRLGLEEGAELLVGGERALRSFRGEDLSRGNYLLPTLFVGENRMRIAQEEIFGPVLVAIPFRDEEEALRLANDTRYGLAAYVFTRDLERAHRLALELQAGLIYLNSHNVRHLPTPFGGVKGSGDRREGGHYAFEFYTDLKAVGLPLRPPHVPKFGKGG; from the coding sequence ATGAGGTACGCAGACCAGGTGGCGGGCATCCCTTGGGAGACCATTGAGGCCATCCGGAAGGCCCTAAAGGAGAGGCCCGCCCTGCACTTCATCGGCGGTGCCTTCGCCCCTTCGGAGGACGGGGCCACCTTCCCCTCCTTAGACCCCGCCACGGGGGAGGTCCTGGGCCAGGCGGCCCGGGGTGGGGAAAAGGAGGTGGAGCGGGCGGCCCGGGCGGCCCACGAGGCCTTTCAGCGCTGGAGCCGCACCCCGGCCCGGGAAAGGAAGCGCTACCTCCTGAAGATCGCCGAGCTCATAGAGAAGCGGGCGGACGAGCTTGCGGTCACGGAGTGCCTGGACGCGGGGCAGGTCTTGAGGATCGTCCGGGCCCAGGTGGCCCGGGCGGCGGAGAACTTCGCCTTCTACGCGGAGTACGCCGAGCACGCCATGGAGGACCGCACCTACCCCGTGGACCGGGACTGGCTCTACTACGCCCTTCGGGTCCCCGCGGGGCCGGTGGGCATCATCACCCCCTGGAACGCCCCCCTGATGCTCTCCACCTGGCGCATCGCCCCCGCCCTGGCCGCGGGGGACACCGTGGTCTTGAAGCCCGCGGAGTGGAGCCCCTTCACCGCCTCCAAGCTTGCGGAGATCGTCCAGGAGGCGGACCTTCCCCCGGGGGTCTTCAACGTGGTCCAGGGCTTCGGGGAGGAGGCGGGGGCCGCGCTGGTGGCCCACCCCCTCGTCCCCCTCATCACCCTCACGGGGGAGACGGAGACGGGGAAGATCGTCATGCGGGAGGCCGCCCGCCACCTCAAGCGGCTTTCCCTGGAGCTTGGGGGGAAAAGCCCGGCCCTGGTCTTTGCCGACGCGGACCTGGAACGGGCCTTGGACGCGGTGGTCTTCCAGATCTACTCCTTTAACGGCGAGCGGTGCACGGCAAGCTCCCGCCTCCTCGTGGAGGCCTCCATCTTTGAGGACTTCGTGGGGAAGGTGGCGGAGCGCGCCCGGGCCATCCGCGTGGGCCACCCCCTGGACCCGGAGACGGAGGTGGGCCCCCTCATCCACCCCGAGCACCTGGAACGGGTCTTGGGCTACGTCCGGCTGGGCCTCGAGGAGGGGGCGGAGCTCCTCGTGGGCGGGGAAAGGGCCCTCCGCTCCTTCCGGGGGGAGGACCTCTCCCGGGGCAACTACCTCCTCCCCACCCTCTTCGTGGGGGAGAACCGCATGCGCATCGCCCAGGAGGAGATCTTCGGGCCCGTCCTCGTGGCCATCCCCTTCCGGGACGAGGAGGAGGCCTTAAGGCTTGCCAACGACACCAGGTACGGCCTTGCGGCCTACGTCTTCACCCGGGACCTGGAGCGGGCCCACCGCCTGGCCCTGGAGCTCCAGGCCGGGCTCATCTACCTCAACAGCCACAACGTCCGCCACCTCCCCACCCCCTTCGGCGGGGTGAAGGGGAGCGGGGACCGCCGGGAAGGCGGCCACTACGCCTTTGAGTTCTACACCGACCTCAAGGCCGTGGGGCTTCCCCTAAGGCCCCCCCACGTGCCCAAGTTCGGGAAAGGAGGCTAG
- a CDS encoding ABC transporter ATP-binding protein, with amino-acid sequence MLRTEGLSVRYGAFEAAQGVSLRLEEGEAVALIGPNGAGKTSVLRGLLGLARAEGEVHFFGRPCPKRSPEALLPLGVVLVPEGRALFGGLTVEENLLLGGFLRFRRREDLRPDLERVYELFPRLKERRGQRAGTLSGGEQQMLAIGRALLARPKLLLLDEPSLGLAPLMVREIYRILARLKAEGVSLLVVEQNAKVALALADRAYVMEAGRVVLEGEAKALAQDPKVVEAYLGLKEVEEG; translated from the coding sequence ATGCTCCGAACCGAGGGCCTTTCCGTGCGCTACGGGGCCTTTGAGGCGGCGCAGGGGGTAAGCCTCCGGCTGGAGGAAGGGGAGGCCGTGGCCTTGATCGGCCCCAACGGCGCGGGGAAGACCAGCGTGCTAAGGGGGCTTTTGGGCCTGGCCCGGGCGGAGGGGGAGGTCCATTTCTTTGGGCGGCCCTGCCCCAAAAGGAGCCCCGAGGCCCTCCTCCCCTTGGGGGTGGTCCTCGTCCCGGAAGGCCGGGCCCTCTTCGGGGGCCTTACCGTGGAGGAGAACCTCCTCCTCGGGGGCTTCCTCCGCTTCCGCCGCCGGGAGGACTTAAGGCCCGATCTGGAAAGGGTGTACGAGCTCTTCCCCAGGCTTAAGGAACGGCGGGGCCAGCGGGCGGGTACCCTCTCGGGGGGCGAGCAGCAGATGCTGGCCATCGGCCGGGCCCTCCTCGCCCGCCCCAAGCTCCTCCTCCTGGACGAGCCCTCCTTGGGCCTCGCCCCCCTCATGGTGCGGGAGATCTACCGCATCCTGGCGAGGCTCAAGGCGGAGGGGGTTTCCCTCCTCGTGGTGGAGCAAAACGCCAAGGTGGCCCTGGCCCTGGCCGACCGGGCCTACGTGATGGAGGCCGGCCGGGTGGTCCTGGAGGGGGAGGCTAAGGCCCTGGCCCAGGACCCCAAGGTGGTGGAGGCCTACCTGGGCCTCAAGGAGGTGGAGGAAGGGTGA
- a CDS encoding ABC transporter substrate-binding protein produces MKRLILAALFLALSALAQGTLKVGVVVSATGPAASLGIPERNTFLLIQEILDRTGGVAGRKVQFVILDDASDTTQAVRNTRRLVEEGAVAILGTTTTPASLGMIPVVAEAKVPKISLAASKDIIHPVDAQRFWVFKTPQTEELMARAIVADMVARGIKTVGYIGFNDAYGEGWARFFEAEAKAKGLQVVVSERYNRTDTSVTGQALRIIARRPEAVLVGASGTPAVLPQRTLRERGYGGLIYQTHGVANPDFLRVGGKDVEGTLLPAGPILVAEQLPSAFPSKRVALDYIQRYEAKHGIGSYSTFGAHAWDAWLILKPALERALKKADPDKDLAAFRAALRDEIEATKGLVATHGVFTFSKEDHLGLRFEDAAVMVQVEGGRWKLIRTFR; encoded by the coding sequence ATGAAGCGCTTAATCTTGGCAGCCCTTTTCCTGGCCCTTTCGGCCCTGGCCCAGGGGACGCTCAAGGTGGGGGTGGTGGTCTCGGCCACCGGCCCCGCCGCCTCCTTGGGCATCCCCGAGCGGAACACCTTCCTCCTCATCCAGGAGATCCTGGACCGCACCGGGGGCGTGGCGGGGCGGAAGGTGCAGTTCGTCATCCTGGACGACGCCTCCGACACCACCCAGGCGGTGCGGAACACCAGGCGGCTGGTGGAGGAGGGCGCGGTGGCCATCCTCGGCACCACCACCACCCCCGCCTCCTTGGGCATGATCCCCGTGGTGGCGGAGGCCAAGGTGCCCAAGATCTCCTTGGCGGCCAGCAAGGACATCATCCACCCGGTGGACGCCCAGCGCTTCTGGGTCTTCAAGACCCCCCAGACGGAGGAGCTCATGGCCCGGGCCATCGTGGCGGACATGGTGGCTAGGGGGATTAAGACGGTGGGCTACATCGGCTTCAACGACGCCTACGGGGAGGGCTGGGCCCGCTTCTTTGAGGCGGAGGCCAAGGCCAAGGGCCTGCAGGTGGTGGTGAGCGAGCGCTACAACCGCACGGACACCTCCGTCACCGGCCAGGCCTTAAGGATCATCGCCCGCCGGCCGGAGGCCGTCCTGGTGGGCGCAAGCGGCACGCCCGCGGTGCTTCCCCAGCGCACGCTTCGCGAGCGGGGCTACGGGGGCCTCATCTACCAGACCCACGGGGTGGCCAACCCCGACTTCCTCCGGGTGGGCGGCAAGGACGTGGAGGGCACCCTCCTCCCCGCGGGGCCCATCCTGGTGGCGGAGCAGCTCCCCTCCGCCTTCCCCAGCAAGCGGGTGGCCCTGGACTACATCCAGCGCTACGAGGCCAAGCACGGCATCGGGAGCTACTCCACCTTCGGGGCCCACGCCTGGGACGCCTGGCTCATCCTGAAGCCGGCCCTGGAGCGGGCCCTCAAGAAGGCGGACCCCGACAAGGACCTCGCGGCCTTCCGCGCCGCCCTCCGGGACGAGATCGAGGCCACCAAGGGCCTCGTGGCCACCCACGGGGTCTTCACCTTCTCCAAGGAAGACCACCTGGGCCTCCGCTTTGAGGACGCCGCGGTGATGGTCCAGGTGGAGGGGGGCCGCTGGAAGCTCATCCGCACCTTCCGTTAG
- a CDS encoding branched-chain amino acid ABC transporter permease encodes MDATILGLLLLDGVQSGVVYGLLALAMVLVFAVTRVILVPIGELMMFAPLSLVWLMAGKLPGTLALALALGLLWSLLDRRPWPLLLAGGLFLLALPARGLLPLAYPLALLLVVYLSLATYRVFFQPLKEATVLALLILAVGLHVAYQGLGLVFFGPEQHRPEPLLRGEVLVGLSWQGVLVLLYALLAVLALYLFFRLSLYGKALLAAAENRLGARLYGIRPEEAGMVAFAIAGLMAGLSGLLLAPITNAAYFMGFMLGLKGFVAAILGGLVSYPVAFLGALLVGLFESFTSFFASAYKEALVFLLLLPALFYQSLRAHAVEE; translated from the coding sequence ATGGACGCCACCATCCTCGGCCTTCTCCTCCTGGACGGGGTGCAAAGCGGGGTGGTCTACGGCCTCCTGGCCCTGGCCATGGTCCTGGTCTTCGCCGTGACCCGGGTCATCCTGGTGCCCATCGGGGAGCTCATGATGTTCGCCCCCCTTTCCCTGGTCTGGCTCATGGCGGGAAAGCTCCCGGGCACCCTGGCCCTGGCCCTGGCCTTGGGCCTCCTTTGGAGCCTCTTGGACCGTAGGCCCTGGCCCCTTCTCCTCGCCGGGGGGCTTTTCCTCCTGGCCCTGCCCGCCCGGGGCCTCCTTCCCCTCGCCTACCCCTTGGCCCTCCTCCTGGTGGTCTACTTAAGCCTCGCCACCTACCGGGTCTTCTTCCAGCCCCTCAAGGAGGCCACGGTCCTCGCCCTCCTGATCCTCGCGGTGGGGCTGCACGTGGCCTACCAGGGGTTGGGCCTGGTCTTCTTCGGCCCCGAGCAGCACCGGCCCGAGCCCCTCCTTAGGGGGGAGGTCCTGGTGGGGCTTTCCTGGCAGGGGGTCTTGGTCCTCCTCTACGCCCTTCTGGCGGTGCTCGCCCTTTACCTCTTCTTCCGCCTTTCCCTCTACGGGAAGGCCCTTCTCGCGGCGGCGGAGAACCGGCTTGGGGCCAGGCTCTACGGCATCCGGCCGGAGGAGGCGGGGATGGTGGCCTTCGCCATCGCGGGGCTCATGGCGGGCCTTTCCGGGCTTCTCCTTGCCCCCATCACCAACGCCGCCTACTTCATGGGCTTCATGCTGGGCCTTAAAGGGTTCGTGGCCGCCATCCTGGGGGGCTTGGTGAGCTACCCGGTGGCCTTTCTAGGGGCCCTCCTGGTGGGGCTTTTTGAGAGCTTCACCAGCTTTTTTGCCAGCGCCTACAAGGAGGCTCTGGTCTTCCTCCTCCTTCTGCCCGCCCTCTTCTACCAGAGCCTGAGGGCCCACGCGGTGGAGGAATGA
- a CDS encoding ABC transporter permease subunit produces the protein MRYAWLLLLPFLFLPFPYYLTLLTFFALSAMVALSLHVLTGLAGMTSFAQAAFMGVSAYATALLTLRLGASPWLGLLAGLGLSLLFALLIGALTVRLKGHFLPLATIAWQVALYILAGNLVGLTGGHTGLTDLPPLRLLGLPLEGFAYALFSLFLLFLLIGALGNLRPSRLGRALLALRGDALAAASFGVDPARLRLKAFLLSGVIAGLAGFLYAHFLRFVNPTPFSLEASIKYLVMAVAGGVGSIPGVLLGAGLFTGLEDWLKDLLPLLLGREGNYETIAYGFILAAILLFAPKGLWAFLERALPARKGALPKAEPLPLKPPSGVRGEEVLRVEGLRKAFGGLLAVAGVSFALRRGEILALIGPNGAGKSTTFNLVTGAIPPDGGRVFLFGREVTGLPPYRIHPLGLGRTFQHPHLFPELSVLENAALGTYARTRAGFLQVLLGLYRKEEERALSTAYHALKRVGLEGLALERADRLTAGQQRLLEIARLLASGAEILLLDEPGAGLRAGEKRELAHLLKGLAREGYTLLLVDHDMDLVMGLADRVVVMNYGEKIAEGTPKEVQKNPLVRAAYLGEEVA, from the coding sequence ATGCGCTACGCCTGGCTTCTCCTACTCCCCTTCCTTTTCCTGCCCTTCCCCTACTACCTCACCCTCCTCACCTTCTTCGCCCTTTCGGCCATGGTGGCCCTGTCCCTCCACGTCCTCACGGGCCTTGCGGGGATGACCAGCTTCGCCCAGGCGGCCTTCATGGGGGTTTCCGCCTACGCCACCGCCCTCCTCACCCTGCGGCTTGGGGCCTCCCCTTGGCTTGGGCTCCTTGCGGGTCTGGGGCTCTCCCTCCTCTTCGCCCTCCTCATCGGGGCCCTCACCGTGCGGCTTAAGGGGCACTTCCTCCCCCTCGCCACCATCGCCTGGCAGGTGGCCCTTTACATCCTGGCGGGGAACCTGGTGGGCCTCACCGGGGGGCACACGGGCCTCACGGATCTCCCCCCCCTAAGGCTCTTGGGCCTTCCCCTCGAGGGCTTCGCCTACGCCCTTTTCAGCCTCTTCCTCCTCTTCCTCCTCATCGGGGCCCTGGGGAACCTCAGGCCAAGCCGCCTGGGCCGGGCCCTCCTGGCCCTAAGGGGGGACGCTTTGGCCGCGGCCAGCTTCGGGGTGGACCCCGCCCGCCTGCGCCTTAAGGCCTTCCTCCTCTCGGGGGTCATCGCGGGGCTTGCGGGGTTCCTCTACGCCCACTTCCTCCGCTTCGTGAACCCCACCCCCTTCTCCCTGGAGGCCTCCATCAAGTACCTGGTCATGGCCGTGGCCGGGGGGGTGGGGTCCATCCCCGGGGTGCTGCTGGGGGCCGGGCTTTTCACGGGTCTCGAGGACTGGCTGAAAGACCTCCTCCCCCTCCTCCTCGGGCGGGAGGGGAACTACGAGACCATCGCCTACGGCTTCATCCTGGCGGCCATCCTCCTCTTCGCCCCCAAGGGGCTCTGGGCCTTTTTGGAAAGGGCCCTCCCGGCCCGCAAAGGGGCCCTGCCCAAGGCGGAGCCCCTCCCCCTCAAGCCTCCCTCGGGGGTGCGGGGGGAGGAGGTCCTAAGGGTGGAGGGCCTCAGGAAGGCCTTTGGGGGGCTCCTTGCGGTGGCGGGGGTGTCCTTCGCCTTGCGGCGGGGGGAGATCCTGGCCTTGATCGGCCCCAACGGGGCGGGGAAGAGCACCACCTTCAACCTGGTCACCGGGGCCATCCCCCCCGATGGGGGCCGGGTCTTCCTCTTCGGCCGGGAGGTCACGGGCCTCCCCCCCTACCGCATCCACCCCTTGGGCCTGGGGCGCACCTTCCAGCACCCCCACCTTTTCCCCGAGCTTTCGGTGCTGGAAAACGCCGCCCTCGGCACCTACGCCCGCACCCGGGCTGGCTTCCTCCAGGTCCTCCTCGGCCTTTACCGGAAGGAGGAGGAAAGGGCCCTTTCCACCGCCTACCACGCCCTGAAGCGGGTGGGCCTGGAGGGCCTCGCCCTGGAGCGGGCGGACCGGCTCACCGCGGGGCAGCAGCGCCTATTGGAGATCGCCCGCCTTCTCGCCTCTGGGGCGGAGATCCTCCTCCTGGACGAGCCGGGGGCGGGGCTTAGGGCGGGGGAGAAGCGGGAGCTCGCCCACCTCCTAAAGGGCCTTGCCCGGGAGGGGTACACCCTCCTCCTGGTGGACCACGACATGGACCTGGTCATGGGCCTGGCGGACCGGGTGGTGGTGATGAACTACGGGGAGAAGATCGCCGAGGGCACGCCCAAGGAGGTCCAGAAAAACCCCTTGGTGCGGGCGGCCTACCTGGGGGAGGAGGTGGCCTAG
- the hpaB gene encoding 4-hydroxyphenylacetate 3-monooxygenase, oxygenase component codes for MARTGQEYLEALRERPPNLWYKGEKVEDPTTHPVFRGIVRTMAALYDLQHDPRHREALTYEEEGRRHGMSFLIPKTKEDLKRRGRAYKLWADQNLGMMGRSPDYLNAVVMAYAASAEFFGEFAENVRAYYRLLRDKDLATTHALTNPQVNRARPPSAQPDPYIPVGVVRQTEKGVVVRGARMTATFPLADEVLIFPSTLLKEGPGAEKYAIAFALPTSTPGLHFVCREALVGGDSPFDYPLSSRLEEMDCLVVFDDVLVPWERVFILGDVERCNNAYAATGALHHMAHQVVALKTAKTEAFLGVAALMAEGIGADAYGHVQEKIAEIIVYLEAMRAFWTRAEEEAKENAYGLLCPDRGALDGARNLYPRLYPRIREIIEQIGASGLITLPSEKDFKGPLAPFLEKFLQGATLDARERVALFRLAWDMTLSGFGARQELYERFFFGDPVRMYQTLYSVYDKEPYKARIRAYLEEALKAVGEEVEA; via the coding sequence ATGGCCAGGACGGGACAGGAGTACCTCGAGGCCCTAAGGGAGCGCCCCCCCAACCTCTGGTACAAGGGGGAAAAGGTGGAGGACCCCACCACCCACCCGGTCTTCCGGGGCATCGTGCGCACCATGGCCGCCCTCTACGACCTCCAGCACGACCCCCGCCACCGGGAGGCCCTCACCTACGAGGAGGAGGGGCGCCGCCACGGGATGAGCTTCCTCATCCCAAAGACGAAGGAGGACCTGAAGCGCCGGGGACGGGCCTACAAGCTCTGGGCGGACCAGAACCTGGGGATGATGGGCCGGAGCCCCGACTACCTGAACGCGGTGGTCATGGCCTACGCGGCGAGCGCCGAGTTCTTCGGGGAGTTCGCCGAGAACGTCCGGGCCTACTACCGGCTCCTCAGGGACAAGGACCTCGCCACCACCCACGCCCTCACCAACCCCCAGGTGAACCGGGCCAGGCCCCCTTCCGCCCAGCCCGACCCCTACATCCCCGTGGGGGTGGTGCGGCAGACGGAGAAGGGCGTGGTGGTGCGGGGGGCCCGGATGACCGCCACCTTCCCCCTGGCGGACGAGGTCCTCATCTTCCCCTCCACCCTCCTCAAGGAGGGCCCCGGGGCGGAGAAGTACGCCATCGCCTTCGCCTTGCCCACCTCCACGCCCGGCCTCCACTTCGTCTGCCGGGAGGCCCTGGTGGGGGGGGATAGCCCCTTTGACTACCCCCTTTCTAGCCGCCTGGAGGAGATGGACTGCCTGGTGGTCTTTGACGACGTCCTCGTCCCCTGGGAGCGGGTCTTCATCCTGGGGGACGTGGAGCGGTGCAACAACGCCTACGCGGCCACCGGGGCCCTCCACCACATGGCCCACCAGGTGGTGGCCCTGAAGACCGCCAAGACGGAGGCCTTCTTGGGGGTGGCGGCCCTCATGGCCGAGGGCATCGGGGCCGACGCCTACGGCCACGTGCAGGAGAAGATCGCGGAGATCATCGTCTACCTCGAGGCCATGCGGGCCTTCTGGACCCGGGCCGAGGAGGAGGCCAAGGAGAACGCCTACGGCCTCCTCTGCCCCGACCGGGGGGCTTTGGACGGGGCGCGGAACCTCTACCCGAGGCTTTACCCCAGGATCCGGGAGATCATCGAGCAGATCGGGGCCTCCGGCCTCATCACTCTGCCTTCGGAGAAGGACTTCAAGGGGCCCTTGGCGCCTTTCTTGGAAAAGTTCCTCCAGGGGGCCACCCTGGACGCCCGGGAGCGGGTGGCCCTCTTCCGCCTGGCCTGGGACATGACCCTTTCGGGCTTCGGGGCCCGGCAGGAGCTCTACGAGCGCTTCTTCTTCGGCGACCCCGTGCGCATGTACCAGACCCTCTACAGCGTCTACGACAAGGAGCCCTACAAGGCCCGCATCCGGGCCTACCTGGAAGAGGCCCTGAAGGCGGTGGGGGAGGAGGTGGAGGCGTGA
- the hpaD gene encoding 3,4-dihydroxyphenylacetate 2,3-dioxygenase produces MNVVRVGFIELWVRDLERSLAFYQGLLGFRLERREGGVAYLRGYEELEWSLKLKEAPFPAVRALGFKVASEEDLSALKAFAEERGLPHALESDWGRPRILRLQDPFGYPLAFYFQAEKLPRVLQRYHEHRGPGILRIDHLNVFSPEVAEAVRFYREALAFRLTEYTEDEEGRLWAAWLHRKGNVHDLAFTNGEGPRLHHFAYWLPDALSILRAADILAGAMETDRIERGPGRHGISNAMFLYLRDPDGHRMELYTSDYLTVDPDHPPLRWSLNDPRRQTLWGHRTPKSWFLEGSPFLDLEDRPLPTRASSLEGMPQHVI; encoded by the coding sequence ATGAACGTGGTGCGGGTGGGCTTCATAGAGCTTTGGGTGCGGGATCTGGAGCGGAGCCTGGCCTTCTACCAGGGGCTTTTGGGCTTCCGCCTGGAGCGCCGGGAAGGCGGGGTGGCCTACCTCCGGGGCTACGAGGAGCTGGAGTGGAGCCTCAAGCTGAAGGAGGCCCCTTTCCCCGCGGTGCGGGCCCTGGGCTTCAAGGTGGCCTCGGAGGAGGACCTTTCGGCCCTAAAGGCCTTCGCGGAGGAAAGGGGGCTTCCCCACGCGCTGGAGTCCGACTGGGGCAGGCCCCGGATCCTCCGCCTCCAGGACCCCTTCGGCTACCCCCTTGCCTTCTACTTCCAGGCGGAAAAGCTCCCTCGAGTCCTCCAGCGCTACCACGAGCACCGGGGGCCGGGGATCCTGCGCATCGACCACCTGAACGTCTTCTCCCCCGAGGTGGCGGAGGCGGTGCGCTTCTACCGGGAGGCCCTGGCCTTCCGCCTCACGGAGTACACGGAGGACGAGGAGGGGAGGCTTTGGGCCGCCTGGCTCCACCGCAAGGGCAACGTCCACGATCTGGCCTTCACCAACGGGGAGGGCCCTAGGCTCCACCACTTCGCCTACTGGCTCCCCGATGCCCTAAGCATCCTGAGGGCCGCGGACATCCTGGCGGGGGCCATGGAAACGGACCGGATCGAACGGGGCCCCGGGCGGCACGGGATCTCCAACGCCATGTTCCTCTACCTAAGGGACCCCGACGGCCACCGCATGGAGCTCTACACTTCGGACTACCTCACCGTGGACCCCGACCACCCCCCCTTGCGCTGGAGCCTCAACGACCCCCGCCGCCAGACCCTCTGGGGGCACCGGACCCCTAAGAGCTGGTTTTTGGAGGGAAGCCCCTTCCTGGACCTGGAGGACCGCCCCCTTCCCACGCGGGCCTCTTCCCTGGAGGGGATGCCCCAGCACGTGATCTAG
- the hpaC gene encoding 4-hydroxyphenylacetate 3-monooxygenase reductase subunit, with protein MTAEAFKEALSRFAAGVTVVAARLGEEERGMTATAFMSLSLDPPLVALGISEKAKLLPLLERSGAFTVSLLREGQEAIADHFAGRPSPGVALVEGRVEGALAALWCRLEALHQGGDHRLVVGRVERVELFAPGPPLVYWARGYRRVV; from the coding sequence GTGACGGCGGAGGCCTTCAAGGAGGCCCTAAGCCGCTTCGCCGCCGGGGTCACGGTGGTGGCCGCCCGCCTGGGGGAAGAGGAGCGGGGCATGACCGCCACCGCCTTCATGTCCCTTTCCCTGGACCCTCCCTTGGTGGCCCTGGGGATCTCCGAGAAGGCCAAGCTCCTGCCCCTTTTGGAACGGAGCGGGGCCTTCACCGTAAGCCTCCTCCGGGAGGGGCAGGAGGCCATCGCCGACCACTTCGCGGGCCGCCCGAGCCCCGGGGTGGCCCTGGTGGAGGGCCGGGTGGAGGGGGCCTTGGCCGCCTTGTGGTGCCGCCTCGAGGCCCTCCACCAGGGCGGGGACCACCGCCTGGTGGTGGGGCGGGTGGAGCGGGTGGAGCTCTTTGCCCCCGGGCCCCCCCTGGTGTACTGGGCCCGGGGGTACAGGAGGGTGGTATGA
- the paaI gene encoding hydroxyphenylacetyl-CoA thioesterase PaaI, translating to MKDPFMTTLGFQVLRQGPGEAAVGGVVGEGHLNLHGTAHGGFLYALADAAFALASNSRGPAVALSCRMDYFRPVPLGARVEAVAEEVHLSRRTATYRVEVRALGKLVALFTGTVFRLGGEDVPAGTGNPTQGEA from the coding sequence GTGAAGGACCCCTTCATGACCACCCTCGGTTTCCAGGTGCTCCGCCAGGGCCCGGGAGAGGCGGCGGTGGGGGGCGTGGTGGGGGAGGGGCACCTGAACCTCCACGGCACCGCCCACGGGGGCTTCCTCTACGCCCTGGCGGACGCGGCCTTCGCCCTAGCCTCCAACAGCCGGGGCCCGGCGGTGGCCCTTTCCTGCCGCATGGACTACTTCCGCCCCGTCCCCCTGGGGGCCAGGGTGGAGGCGGTGGCGGAGGAGGTCCACCTCTCCCGGCGCACGGCCACCTACCGGGTGGAGGTGCGCGCTTTGGGCAAGCTGGTGGCCCTCTTCACGGGCACCGTGTTTCGCTTAGGAGGTGAGGATGTACCAGCCGGAACTGGAAACCCTACCCAGGGAGAAGCTTAG